The Quercus lobata isolate SW786 chromosome 4, ValleyOak3.0 Primary Assembly, whole genome shotgun sequence genome segment AAACCCAAAAGTCACCCTTTGGAAATTTCCTTCAACTCTACTCAATTGTTCTGTTCTGGTTTTTCAAGTCTACCAACTGTTCGATCAAGGTCCTTGATCTCAATGATATTTCCTTTTTGAAGCAACCAAATGCTTTGTTGGGTCACTGAGGTTTTGCTCTATTTCACTGACCCGAAAGGAGAACTTGATTTGTGGTAACTGATTGAATCGCAGCAACAAGGGAGCAGTGGTTTCTGTTCATGGGTATCAGTTAAAACAAGGTCTGGATTGCTTCAGTTTCATTTTGGGGGCTGTAATTGAGGTTTTTGATACTTACccttaattttattcaatctgtTCTCAAATGGGTCGGTGTTGTTTTTGATCTTTGACTCTTGTTTAGAAtcaaattttggtaattttgttcATCGTAGAATATTTGGTGGGTTTTGTTTCTCTGAGCTTTAAGCGATGGATGCTGTTATTGTACAATCTATTAAACCTGTTTGACACTGTGTATGTTCTTAGTGACTTAGTTTTATGGCTACTATCAACAAACCCCAACTCAAAGCTGCGGCCTTTCGCCGTTTCTTATCCGTCGTTCTTCTCACGCTGTTAGGGGTTTTGCTACTGATATTTCTCCTTGGAACAAATTTAacttcaaattttgtgtcacCGCCTTTAGATGATATAGATGAAGTTAGTTATACTAATTCACATTTGAGGGAAAAACTTGGTTTTCCTGAGCAGAGTAAATTGTCTATTAAATTGGAGAAGCGAAACCAATTGCCCCCAAGAAACATAGATCTGTATCCAAATCTAGCCAAAGATCATATAACTATTGTTCTATATGTACATAACCGGCCCCAATATCTCCGGGTTGTTGTGGAGAGCCTTTCACAGGTTGTGGGAATAAGTGAAACTTTACTGATAGTTAGCCATGATGGGTACTTTGAAGAGATGAACAAGATTGTCGAAGGCATCAAATTTTGCCAGGTGAAACAGATATTTGCTCCTTACTCACCTCATCTCTTTCCCAATAGCTTTCCAGGGGTCTCACCTAATGACTGTAAGGATAAGGAAGATGCAGCAAAGCAACATTGTGAAGGGCATCCTGATCAGTACGGTAACCATCGATCACCAAAGATTGTGTCGTTAAAGCATCACTGGTGGTGGATGATGAACACGGTATGGGATGGATTGAAGGAGACCCGCGGGCACTCAGGTCATATTCTTTTTATAGAGGAGGACCATTTCATATTCCCCAATGCATATCGCAACTTACAGATACTTACAGAATTGAAACCTTATAAGTGTCCTGATTGTTATGCTGCTAATTTAGCACCTTGGGATGTGAATTCAAGAGGAGAGCAGTGGGATAGTTTGATTGCTGAGAGAATGGGAAATGTGGGTTATTCCTTTAATCAAACTATTTGGAGGAAAATCCATAGGAAGGCAagggaattttgtttttttgatgaataCAACTGGGATATAACAATG includes the following:
- the LOC115987416 gene encoding alpha-1,6-mannosyl-glycoprotein 2-beta-N-acetylglucosaminyltransferase; translation: MATINKPQLKAAAFRRFLSVVLLTLLGVLLLIFLLGTNLTSNFVSPPLDDIDEVSYTNSHLREKLGFPEQSKLSIKLEKRNQLPPRNIDLYPNLAKDHITIVLYVHNRPQYLRVVVESLSQVVGISETLLIVSHDGYFEEMNKIVEGIKFCQVKQIFAPYSPHLFPNSFPGVSPNDCKDKEDAAKQHCEGHPDQYGNHRSPKIVSLKHHWWWMMNTVWDGLKETRGHSGHILFIEEDHFIFPNAYRNLQILTELKPYKCPDCYAANLAPWDVNSRGEQWDSLIAERMGNVGYSFNQTIWRKIHRKAREFCFFDEYNWDITMWATVYPSFGGSVYSLRGPRTSAVHFGKCGLHQGQADNKACIDNGMVKVDVQEIDRIANIKSQWQVQVSNNQAGYKAGFKGWGGWGDERDHKLCLNFARMYHAIDTASTF